A window of the Salvelinus alpinus chromosome 25, SLU_Salpinus.1, whole genome shotgun sequence genome harbors these coding sequences:
- the LOC139553672 gene encoding histone-binding protein RBBP4-like isoform X3, translated as MTHALEWPSLTAQWLPDVNRPEGKDFSVHRLVLGTHTSDEQNHLVIASVQLPNDDAQFDASHYDSEKGEFGGFGSVSGKIEIEIKINHEGEVNRARHMPQNPCIIATKTPTSDVLVFDYTKHPSKPDPSGECTPDLRLRGHQKEGYGLSWNPNLSGCLLSASDDHTICMWDISAVPKEGKVVDAKTIFTGHTAVVEDVSWHLLHESLFGSVADDQKLMIWDTRSNNTSKPSHAVDAHTAEVNCLSFNPYSEFILASGSADKVTVALWDLRNLKLKLHSFESHKDEIFQVQWSPHNETILASSGTDRRLNVWDLSKIGEEQSPEDAEDGPPELLFIHGGHTAKISDFSWNPNEPWVICSVSEDNIMQVWQMAENIYNDEDPEGAADTEVQA; from the exons ATGACCCACGCCCTGGAGTGGCCCAGCCTCACTGCACAGTGGCTGCCTGATGTCAACAG ACCTGAAGGGAAGGATTTCAGCGTACACAGGTTGGTTCTTGGCACACACACCTCAGATGAACAGAATCACCTGGTCATCGCCAGCGTGCAACTGCCTAATGACGATGCTCAGTTTGATGCCTCTCACTACGACAGTGAGAAAGGTG AGTTTGGAGGCTTTGGCTCAGTCAGTGGTAAGATAGAGATTGAAATCAAGATCAACCATGAGGGAGAGGTGAACAGAGCCCGCCACATGCCCCAGAACCCCTGCATCATTGCCACCAAAACCCCAACCAGCGACGTGCTTGTCTTTGACTACACCAAACATCCCTCCAAACCAG ATCCATCTGGAGAGTGTACCCCAGATCTGCGTTTGAGGGGACACCAGAAAGAGGGCTACGGTCTCTCCTGGAACCCCAACCTGAGTGGCTGCCTCCTCAGCGCTTCTGATGACCAT ACTATCTGTATGTGGGATATCAGTGCCGTTCCTAAGGAGGGAAAGGTTGTAGACGCAAAGACTATCTTTACTGGACACACAGCTGTAGTGGAGGACGTCTCCTGGCATCTACTGCATGAGTCACTCTTTGGATCTGTAGCTGACGACCAGAAACTCATGAT TTGGGACACGCGATCCAACAACACGTCCAAACCTAGCCATGCTGTGGACGCCCACACTGCCGAGGTCAACTGTCTGTCCTTCAACCCCTACAGCGAGTTCATCCTGGCCTCGGGCTCAGCAGACAAGGTG ACTGTGGCTCTTTGGGACCTGAGGAACCTGAAACTGAAGCTGCATTCGTTTGAGTCTCACAAAGATGAGATCTTCCAG GTCCAGTGGTCTCCTCATAATGAAACCATCCTGGCCTCCAGTGGCACAGACAGGCGACTCAACGTGTGGGACCTCAGTAAAATCGGAGAGGAGCAGTCGCCAGAGGATGCTGAGGATGGTCCACCTGAACTGCTGTTCATTCACGGCGGTCACACGGCTAAGATCTCTGACTTCTCATGGAACCCCAACGAACCCTGGGTCATCTGCTCTGTGTCCGAGGACAACATCATGCAAGTTTGGCAGATG GCTGAGAACATCTACAATGACGAGGACCCAGAGGGAGCAGCAGACACTGAGGTCCAGGCATGA
- the LOC139553672 gene encoding histone-binding protein RBBP4-like isoform X1 translates to MADKEAAFDDAVEERVINEEYKIWKKNTPFLYDLVMTHALEWPSLTAQWLPDVNRPEGKDFSVHRLVLGTHTSDEQNHLVIASVQLPNDDAQFDASHYDSEKGEFGGFGSVSGKIEIEIKINHEGEVNRARHMPQNPCIIATKTPTSDVLVFDYTKHPSKPDPSGECTPDLRLRGHQKEGYGLSWNPNLSGCLLSASDDHTICMWDISAVPKEGKVVDAKTIFTGHTAVVEDVSWHLLHESLFGSVADDQKLMIWDTRSNNTSKPSHAVDAHTAEVNCLSFNPYSEFILASGSADKVTVALWDLRNLKLKLHSFESHKDEIFQVQWSPHNETILASSGTDRRLNVWDLSKIGEEQSPEDAEDGPPELLFIHGGHTAKISDFSWNPNEPWVICSVSEDNIMQVWQMAENIYNDEDPEGAADTEVQA, encoded by the exons ATGGCTGATAAAGAAG CAGCGTTTGATGATgctgtggaggagagggtgataaATGAGGAGTACAAGATATGGAAGAAGAACACACCCTTCCTCTATGACCTGGTGATGACCCACGCCCTGGAGTGGCCCAGCCTCACTGCACAGTGGCTGCCTGATGTCAACAG ACCTGAAGGGAAGGATTTCAGCGTACACAGGTTGGTTCTTGGCACACACACCTCAGATGAACAGAATCACCTGGTCATCGCCAGCGTGCAACTGCCTAATGACGATGCTCAGTTTGATGCCTCTCACTACGACAGTGAGAAAGGTG AGTTTGGAGGCTTTGGCTCAGTCAGTGGTAAGATAGAGATTGAAATCAAGATCAACCATGAGGGAGAGGTGAACAGAGCCCGCCACATGCCCCAGAACCCCTGCATCATTGCCACCAAAACCCCAACCAGCGACGTGCTTGTCTTTGACTACACCAAACATCCCTCCAAACCAG ATCCATCTGGAGAGTGTACCCCAGATCTGCGTTTGAGGGGACACCAGAAAGAGGGCTACGGTCTCTCCTGGAACCCCAACCTGAGTGGCTGCCTCCTCAGCGCTTCTGATGACCAT ACTATCTGTATGTGGGATATCAGTGCCGTTCCTAAGGAGGGAAAGGTTGTAGACGCAAAGACTATCTTTACTGGACACACAGCTGTAGTGGAGGACGTCTCCTGGCATCTACTGCATGAGTCACTCTTTGGATCTGTAGCTGACGACCAGAAACTCATGAT TTGGGACACGCGATCCAACAACACGTCCAAACCTAGCCATGCTGTGGACGCCCACACTGCCGAGGTCAACTGTCTGTCCTTCAACCCCTACAGCGAGTTCATCCTGGCCTCGGGCTCAGCAGACAAGGTG ACTGTGGCTCTTTGGGACCTGAGGAACCTGAAACTGAAGCTGCATTCGTTTGAGTCTCACAAAGATGAGATCTTCCAG GTCCAGTGGTCTCCTCATAATGAAACCATCCTGGCCTCCAGTGGCACAGACAGGCGACTCAACGTGTGGGACCTCAGTAAAATCGGAGAGGAGCAGTCGCCAGAGGATGCTGAGGATGGTCCACCTGAACTGCTGTTCATTCACGGCGGTCACACGGCTAAGATCTCTGACTTCTCATGGAACCCCAACGAACCCTGGGTCATCTGCTCTGTGTCCGAGGACAACATCATGCAAGTTTGGCAGATG GCTGAGAACATCTACAATGACGAGGACCCAGAGGGAGCAGCAGACACTGAGGTCCAGGCATGA
- the LOC139553089 gene encoding syncoilin-like, which yields METPMAVEDLQRGREVESRENLHSEEDYMEEAHSAESSLMAALTHHERSLYGNGFAVQAHITEVVRPVERCVEYTFVQVQGNMDSVGLLFEECIKKVGHLESQRDELVLELLQLEQPMLQATVALRGQLLEARRVLTSVQLEFIHLQIEVGQVKSKLFVTARDCIQSQLALAAQQYEVAQAAVTQEELQAHVQNLTEEVAQLQEAQHNQLNTLKDQARQPSRPRAMSDVTHCRRASFDLQQRLSGSMRNLEGWYEPRLLALLRRRQAGEETLRRSRDVGQDLKARLGPLKEQTQRLELQRACLEERIALIERERVERVAQYKETVDSLEETMRKLKLELCIQKKANRQLEELKKGLLSELNYDR from the exons ATGGAGACACCAATGGCTGTTGAGGAtctacagagagggagggaagttgAGTCTAGAGAGAACTTGCACTCTGAAGAGGACTATATGGAGGAGGCACATTCTGCGGAGAGCAGCCTAATGGCAGCACTAACCCACCATGAGAGAAGCTTGTACGGTAACGGATTTGCGGTTCAAGCACACATCACTGAGGTAGTACGCCCCGTGGAGAGGTGTGTGGAATATACCTTTGTCCAGGTGCAGGGGAACATGGACAGTGTGGGGCTGCTCTTTGAGGAGTGCATCAAGAAGGTGGGCCATCTAGAAAGTCAAAGGGATGAATTGGTACTGGAGCTGTTGCAGCTAGAGCAGCCCATGCTGCAAGCTACTGTGGCCTTGAGAGGACAGTTGTTAGAGGCACGTAGAGTTCTCACCAGTGTCCAGTTGGAGTTTATTCATCTGCAAATAGAGGTCGGACAGGTGAAGAGTAAGCTGTTTGTCACAGCCAGGGACTGTATCCAGAGCCAGCTAGCGCTGGCTGCACAGCAGTATGAGGTGGCCCAGGCTGCAGTCACACAG GAGGAGCTCCAGGCCCATGTCCAGAATCTTACCGAGGAGGTAGCCCAGCTTCAGGAAGCCCAGCACAACCAGCTGAACACCCTAAAGGACCAGGCCAGACAACCATCCCGCCCCCGGGCTATGAGCGATGTCACCCACTGCCGACGAGCATCCTTTGACCTGCAGCAGCGCCTCAGTGGCAGCATGAGGAATCTAGAAGGCTGGTACGAGCCACGCCTGCTAGCCCTCCTCCGgaggaggcaggctggggaggaaaccctgaggaggagcagggatgtGGGCCAGGACCTTAAGGCCAGACTGGGGCCCCTGAAGGAGCAGACCCAGAGGCTGGAGCTACAGAGAGCTTGTCTAGAGGAGAGAATTGCtctgatagagagggagagggtggagagagtggCGCAGTATAAG GAGACTGTGGACTCGCTTGAGGAGACCATGAGGAAGCTGAAGCTGGAGCTTTGCATTCAGAAAAAGGCAAACAGACAATTGGAAGAATTGAAGAAGGGACTTTTGAGTGAGCTGAACTATGACAGGTAG
- the LOC139553672 gene encoding histone-binding protein RBBP4-like isoform X2: MADKEAAFDDAVEERVINEEYKIWKKNTPFLYDLVMTHALEWPSLTAQWLPDVNRPEGKDFSVHRLVLGTHTSDEQNHLVIASVQLPNDDAQFDASHYDSEKGEFGGFGSVSGKIEIEIKINHEGEVNRARHMPQNPCIIATKTPTSDVLVFDYTKHPSKPDPSGECTPDLRLRGHQKEGYGLSWNPNLSGCLLSASDDHTICMWDISAVPKEGKVVDAKTIFTGHTAVVEDVSWHLLHESLFGSVADDQKLMIWDTRSNNTSKPSHAVDAHTAEVNCLSFNPYSEFILASGSADKTVALWDLRNLKLKLHSFESHKDEIFQVQWSPHNETILASSGTDRRLNVWDLSKIGEEQSPEDAEDGPPELLFIHGGHTAKISDFSWNPNEPWVICSVSEDNIMQVWQMAENIYNDEDPEGAADTEVQA; the protein is encoded by the exons ATGGCTGATAAAGAAG CAGCGTTTGATGATgctgtggaggagagggtgataaATGAGGAGTACAAGATATGGAAGAAGAACACACCCTTCCTCTATGACCTGGTGATGACCCACGCCCTGGAGTGGCCCAGCCTCACTGCACAGTGGCTGCCTGATGTCAACAG ACCTGAAGGGAAGGATTTCAGCGTACACAGGTTGGTTCTTGGCACACACACCTCAGATGAACAGAATCACCTGGTCATCGCCAGCGTGCAACTGCCTAATGACGATGCTCAGTTTGATGCCTCTCACTACGACAGTGAGAAAGGTG AGTTTGGAGGCTTTGGCTCAGTCAGTGGTAAGATAGAGATTGAAATCAAGATCAACCATGAGGGAGAGGTGAACAGAGCCCGCCACATGCCCCAGAACCCCTGCATCATTGCCACCAAAACCCCAACCAGCGACGTGCTTGTCTTTGACTACACCAAACATCCCTCCAAACCAG ATCCATCTGGAGAGTGTACCCCAGATCTGCGTTTGAGGGGACACCAGAAAGAGGGCTACGGTCTCTCCTGGAACCCCAACCTGAGTGGCTGCCTCCTCAGCGCTTCTGATGACCAT ACTATCTGTATGTGGGATATCAGTGCCGTTCCTAAGGAGGGAAAGGTTGTAGACGCAAAGACTATCTTTACTGGACACACAGCTGTAGTGGAGGACGTCTCCTGGCATCTACTGCATGAGTCACTCTTTGGATCTGTAGCTGACGACCAGAAACTCATGAT TTGGGACACGCGATCCAACAACACGTCCAAACCTAGCCATGCTGTGGACGCCCACACTGCCGAGGTCAACTGTCTGTCCTTCAACCCCTACAGCGAGTTCATCCTGGCCTCGGGCTCAGCAGACAAG ACTGTGGCTCTTTGGGACCTGAGGAACCTGAAACTGAAGCTGCATTCGTTTGAGTCTCACAAAGATGAGATCTTCCAG GTCCAGTGGTCTCCTCATAATGAAACCATCCTGGCCTCCAGTGGCACAGACAGGCGACTCAACGTGTGGGACCTCAGTAAAATCGGAGAGGAGCAGTCGCCAGAGGATGCTGAGGATGGTCCACCTGAACTGCTGTTCATTCACGGCGGTCACACGGCTAAGATCTCTGACTTCTCATGGAACCCCAACGAACCCTGGGTCATCTGCTCTGTGTCCGAGGACAACATCATGCAAGTTTGGCAGATG GCTGAGAACATCTACAATGACGAGGACCCAGAGGGAGCAGCAGACACTGAGGTCCAGGCATGA